The following coding sequences are from one Nicotiana tabacum cultivar K326 chromosome 1, ASM71507v2, whole genome shotgun sequence window:
- the LOC107817205 gene encoding uncharacterized protein LOC107817205: MGSQIKKQWPQFASALALFLIATCTMAYSSDSYKSPVSTYNKVLSTVTKSDNYHIQPLSQDNYEVPQVSKNHYNVRSMPKQEYKVPSLPNNGYYNKPSVPKDNYKKVPYLTNDNYYKTPSKPKQEYNVPSFPKNEYYKKPSVPKNNYKVPSLPKNYYKVPSMPKQEYKAPSLPKNDYYKKTSATKDNYKKVPSLPNDNYYKTPSMPKQEYNVPSFPKNDYYKKSSVPKNNYKKLPSLPKDYYKVPSMPKHEYKGPSLPKNDYYKQPSTPKYNYKKVSSLPKDNYYKVPSMPKQEYKAPFLPKNDYYKKPSIPKDNYKKVPSIPKDNYYKVPLMPRQEYKVPSLPKNDYYTKSSSPPPPSYYYNSPPPPSPSPSYYYQSSSIPSSSPPPPYY, from the coding sequence ATGGGGAGCCAAATAAAGAAGCAATGGCCTCAATTTGCTTCTGCTTTGGCACTTTTCTTGATTGCAACTTGCACTATGGCATATTCATCCGATTCTTATAAATCACCAGTTTCAACATACAACAAAGTACTAAGCACAGTAACCAAAAGTGACAACTATCATATCCAGCCACTATCACAAGACAATTATGAAGTGCCACAAGTGTCCAAGAACCACTACAACGTACGCTCAATGCCTAAGCAGGAATACAAAGTACCATCTTTGCCAAATAATGGCTACTACAACAAACCATCAGTTCCAAAAGATAACTACAAGAAGGTGCCATATCTTACAAATGATAACTACTACAAGACACCCTCAAAACCTAAACAAGAATACAATGTGCCATCTTTTCCAAAGAATGAGTACTACAAGAAACCATCCGTTCCAAAAAATAACTACAAGGTGCCATCTCTTCCAAAAAATTACTACAAGGTACCCTCAATGCCTAAACAGGAATACAAGGCACCATCTTTACCAAAGAATGACTATTACAAGAAAACATCAGCAACAAAAGATAACTACAAGAAGGTGCCATCTCTTCCAAATGATAACTACTACAAGACACCCTCAATGCCTAAACAAGAATACAATGTGCCATCTTTTCCAAAGAATGACTACTACAAGAAATCATCCGTTCCAAAAAATAACTACAAGAAGTTGCCATCTCTTCCAAAAGATTACTACAAGGTACCCTCAATGCCTAAACATGAATACAAGGGACCATCTTTGCCAAAGAATGATTATTACAAGCAACCATCAACTccaaaatataactacaagaaggTTTCGTCTCTTCCAAAAGATAACTACTACAAGGTACCCTCAATGCCTAAACAGGAATACAAGGCGCCATTTTTGCCAAAGAATGACTACTACAAGAAACCATCAATTCCAAAGGATAACTACAAGAAGGTGCCATCTATTCCAAAAGATAACTACTATAAGGTTCCCTTAATGCCTAGACAGGAATACAAGGTGCCATCTTTGCCAAAGAATGACTATTACACGAAATCATCATCTCCTCCTCCACCATCTTACTACTATAATTCGCCCCCTCCTCCTTCACCATCACCTTCTTACTATTATCAATCATCCTCAATTCCTTCCTCATCACCACCTCCTCCATACTATTAA